The following DNA comes from Candidatus Eisenbacteria bacterium.
ACGGCGACCGCGCTGATGTAGACGTACCGGCCGACCCGCTCCCGCAGGGCCGTGGCGCTCGCCCGCACGTGCACCGCGGTGTACCCGCTGACGTCGATGCACGCGTCCCAGGAGCGGCCCGCCAGCCCCGCCAGCCCGGCGGGGCCCTGGTCGCGGTCCGCGCGGATGCGCTCCACCCGCGGGGGCAGCTCATCCGGTGACTTCCCGCGGTTGAGCACGCTCACGCCATGCCCGGCCGCAAGCAGGGTCTCCACGATGTGCCGGCCGATGAATTGCGTGCCGCCAAGGACCAGGATGTTCATGGGGAGACGGGCTGGGGCGGCAGCGGGCTCTTCGGATCCGGGGTCGGACCGGGGTCATAGCCCACCCACTCGATGTCCGGCACGCCCCGAAAGCGCCGGGCCATCACCGCCAGGGCCTCGGGGTTGTTGTCCACGAGCAGGAAGCGGCGGCCGAGCTCCAGCGCGGCCGCGCCGGTGGTCCCGCTCCCGGCGAAGCAGTCCAGCACCAGCCCTCCCGGGCGGGAGGAGGCCTGGACCACGCGCCGCAGGATCCCCAGCGGCTTCTGCGTCGGATAGCCGGTCTTCTCCGGGCCGTTGGTGGGCACGATGGTGTGCCACCAGGTGTCCGTCGGGAGCTTGCCGCGAGCGGCCTTCTCCGGGCCCACCAGGCCGGGTGCCATGTACGGGATGCGCTCGATCTCCTCCGCGTTGAAGACGTGCTGCGAAGGGTTCCGGGCATACAGCAGGATGTTGTCGTGCTTCGGCGGCCACCGGTGCCTGGGCCGGCCGCCGTAGTCGTACGCCCAGATGATCTCGTTGAGAAAACACTCGCGCCCAAAGATGGCGTCGAGGAGCACCTTGCAGTAGTGCACCTCGCGGTAGTCCAAGTGCAGGTACAGGGATCCGTGGGCCGCGAGGACCCGGTGCGCCTCCGCCAGGCGCGGCTCCAGGAAGGCCAGGTAGTCGTCGAACAGGTCGCTGAACCGTATCGTGCCCATGACGACACTCTGGTAGCGGCGGCCCTGGAATCCCGTGCGGTCGCCCTCCGCGGAGCGCACGGTCTTCAGTTGCTTGCGGGTCTGCACCTTCCCGGTATTGAACGGCGGGTCAATGTAGATCAGGTCCACGGAGCCCGCGGGAAGGCTGCGCAGGACGTCGAGGTTGTCCGCGAGGTGAATCGTGCCGGTCACATCGTGCTCCATTGTCTCGCGGTCACGGGGCTTCGGCAGGTAACTGACCTTCAAGGAGTGCGCCCTGCAAAGCTATGCCGCAGGCCTGAGCTCCCAATGATCGGAGCCCTGGACAACTTGGAGCCTGGGCTGTCGAGATCTGGCAATCCCGTCGGCAAGCGTCCAGAAGTTCTTGTCCAGGGCATTCAATCGCTTCATGTGACTGGGAGCAAGGTGGTTCTCGCCAGGCTTCCCTATCAGGTTCATGAACGCACCAAGCAAGATCCGCCGGTAGACGATCTCTGATGCGTACTCCAGGGGCTGTTTGGGACTGGCCTCTCGTTCGGCGATGGTGGCCCGCCGCGGGATTCTGAGTCGCAGAGCCAGGCCCGCCTGTGTGAGCCGGCAAGCAGAACGAAGGAACCTGAGTTCGGCACCGAACAGGTAGCGGGATTCACCCAGCAGATCCAGGGCAATCACCTGAAGAAGCTGCCATTCCTTGAAGATCGTGACCCTTGCAGCCTTGCAGTCGGGGCACTTCGACACAGTGACGCCGCCGCACAAATACACGTTGGTCAGCCCGGCTCCCAGGTAGCGATACTCGCCGGGCTTCCGGACTTCGAGTCTGTCACTACCGCAGGCAGGGCATCTCTTCGTGCTCATGGTCGCCTCGGAACCTCCCTGGTCGGGTCGGCAATGGGGAAGACGGTCGCATACACATTGGGGCCGTCCGGAAGCAGGCCCAGGAGAACGCAGGTCGGTCTGCCGAATGCCAGGCACTTGCCGCGCAGGTAGGCCTTGAAGTTCGCGTGCTTGCCGCTCCAATACGGTGGGTGCTCGAACCTGCAGCTCTGCATGATGGAACGCACGTCATACATGGAGTAGCCATGCGCTTCCAGTTCCTGCAGGAAGTGGAGCGATTGAGAACATGGGACCGTTCCCGCGAGTATCTTCCGAATGATCTCCCTGGCGCCGTCCCTGGTCATGGCCATCTCGGGGGGAGCTCTCTCCACTTGTACGTCTAGCGTACAAGCACCTCGCTCCCGTGTCAACTGCTTCCTTCAGTCCCTCCACCACGCGTTGACCCGGGCGCCCCCGGCACCAGCGCGAACAGCACCCCCGCGGCGACCAGCGCGAACGACGCCGAGCCGACGAACGCCGCGACACTCCCCCAGCGGTCCCACACCGCCCCGAACGCGGTGCTCGCCAGCAGAGCTGCCAGGCCGATGAGCATGTTGTATGCGCCGAATGCCGCGCCCCGGCCGTGCCCGGCGGCCAGGTCGGCGATGAGGCCGCGCTCCGCGCCCTCCACCAGGCCGTGCGAGATCCCGTAGACCGCGGTCAGCACGAACAGCAGCGGCAGGGACTGGACGAACCCGATCGCACCCCACAGCACACCGTAGACGCACCAGCCCAGGACCAGCGCGTTGCGCTTGCCGTACCGGTCGGCCAGCCGGCCTCCTTGGGTGGCCGTGGCGGCCTTCACCAGGTGCAGCGTAAGCCACAGCATGGGCGCGAGCGCCGGTGAGGCGCCGAGTTTCGCGGCTTTCACGATCAGGAATGCGTCGGTGGCGTTGGCGATCGCGAATATGGTCAGGGCCACCAGCGCGCGCTTCAGCGCCGGTGGGAGCGCGCCGGGCCCGCCGGCGGCGGACGCGCTCGCGGACCCGGCGCCGGAGTGCGCGGCGTCGGCATCCGCCTTTGCGGGCGCGGCAATTGGACGCCCTCCCGTGCCGGCCATCGCGCGCGCGGCGGGCTCCGGCGTCAGCGCCAGCGCCAGCATGGCGGCGAAGCCCGGCACGGCCGCCCACAGGAACACCGTGCGCATCCTGGCGGCGTTCTCCGGACCCACTCCCGCGCTGGCGCCCAGCAGCCACAGCAGTCCCGCGGCGAACAGGGTGCCGGCCACGGCCCCGGCGTGGTCCATCGCCCGGTGGAATCCGTAGGCCCGCGCGCGGATCGAAGGGTCCACCACGGACGCGATGAGCGCGTCGCGCGGCGTGGTGCGCACCCCCTTGCCCACCCGGTCCCCCACCCGCACCAGCAGCACGTGCCATGGTGCGGCCGCGAACGCCACCATGGGCCGCACGACGGTGGAAACTCCGTAGCCGAGCAACACCAGCGGCTTGAGGCGCGCGCGCCGGTCGGTGACGCGACCCATGACAAACTTGAGCGTGTTGGATACCAGCTCGGCCGCGCCCTCCACCAGCCCGATGAACGCGCTGGAGGAGCCCAGGGACACCAGGAACGCGGGCAACAGCGGGAAGATGGCCTCGCTGGAGAGATCGGTGAACAGGCTCACCAGGCCCAGGCCGACGACGGTGCGGGGGAGCCTGGGGCCCGGCTTCATCGCTCCGCCATCTTCATCGCCGCCAGCTGTTGAACCGCGAGCACGTCCTTGCGCGTCCCGACCTGGATCCGGATGCCGCGACCCTCGGCGTAGCGCGGCGCCGCGTCCAGCAGCGCGAGGACCGCCGCGGGCAGGCCGGCGTCCTTCGCGGCCTTCGCCGCCTTCTCCCCGAGCACGAGTCCGACCAGAAAGCGACCTTCCTGCGGCGTGAGATACAGGATCACGCGGTCCTTGCGCTTCAGCCGCAGCGACCAGCCGAACTTGGGGGAGGCGAGGTTCCAGACTTCGAGCACCGGCTCGTACGCGCCGCGCGTGTGCGCGACGAGCCCGTGCCAGAGTGGGGCCGACCTGCCGAGCGCGCGATCCAGGTCCGCGGGGCCCGGCTGCCGGGACTTGTCGTCAAAGACGCTGAGGGCCAAGCGAATCTCCGGGTGCCAGGACCGCCGCCGCACCCTCGATGAGGATCTCCTCCATCCTCACCGGTACAGCCTCCGCAGCCTGCCCCAGCTCGGCGGCGAAGCGGGCTGCGGGCCGAATCCCGCGGCGCGGGCCCAGCGGGACGCCATCCCGCCTGTGACCGCCCAGGTGGCGCGGCGGACACCGGGGCTGTTCGCGTCCGGGAACTCGCTCCACTCCGCCAGCTTCCACGTCCCCGTCCAGTCCGGCATGTACGTGAGCCACGCGGCCGTGAGCGCCTCGACCCGGCTGCTGTCCCGGAACGAAATGGAGAGATAGGTGTGCGTGGCGCAGCGGACCCAGCCTGCGTGACCCGGCCGCGGATCGGACTCCTCGCGGTGCACATCGAGCTCGGCCGTCACGCGGACGGCCTGGGGAAGCCCGTTTGCAGGCTTGCCGCGGAGCAGCAGGTTCCAGCCGAATTGCACCTCGTCGTCGTAGTCCAGGGAATCGGACTGGCCGGGCACCTTGTCGCTGTCCTGGAAGCGGAACTTGAACCCCGGGGCCAGCAGCTGCGGGTAGAGCTCCGGGTTGCGGCGCATGAACAGCGCGGCGATGTTGCGGGTCGCGATGGCGGGCGAGGTGGGCCGGCGGTAGTCGAACGGCAGCGCCACCGTGAGGCTCCGGATGTCGTAGCGGGCGATCGTGAAGGTGATGGAAGTGTCGGCGTAGCCCGGAAGGGACAGGGTGACGCGGTGCGGTCCCACCCGGAGCGAATCGAAGAGATGGGGCGTGGCCCATTGGACGGGGCTGTCGTCCATCGTGACCGCTGCACCGGATGGCACCGACACGAGATTCAGCGTGCCGATGCCCGGCGGGCCGGTGGCTTCCTCGACGCAGCCTGAAAGCAGCGCCGCGGCGAGGGGGAGCGCCGCGAACGCGGCGCGAGCGGCGGGTGCGTAAGGCCGTTCCGCGGGAACGGAGTGCGCAGCGGCCGTGCCGCGCGGGAACTTCCGGGTCGGGCTCATGGATCCTCCTCCCCCGCGCGGTCTGGGAGGGTCGTGGCGCGGCCTGGGACGTCTACCGGTAGAGAATGCGTAGGTGACCCCACGTGGTCCTTGCAGCAGGCAGCGGCCGCAGGACTTGGGATGACGCCGCCTCCAGCGGAATTCGCTCCGCGGCACCGGCCGGCTGATCCACCCACTCCGCGAGCACCCAGGTACCGTCACCCCGGGGCTTGAAGTAGAGCACGACCGGGGAACGGACGCCCATCTGGCTTCCGTCGCCGAAGGTCACCGACAGCTCGGACGACATCCGGTACATTCTCCAGCTCTCATGTCGCGGGCGCGGGTCCGGACCGGAATCGAGGGTCATGAACGCCAGGCCGATCCGGCTTGCACGGGGGAGTCCCTTCCCCGGAACTCCCATCTCGAAGAGGTTGCTCGCGAACGTGAGTTCCTGGCCCAGGACCATCGAGTCCGGTGACCCGCCGATGACATCGGCTTCCTGGAACCGGAACACGAACTGGGGGGACAGGTACTGCCGGTATTGTTCTGCATTCATCTGCCCCCACGCCTTCTGGATCTTGGCGATCGCGTATTCCGGTGTCGTGGGCTGGATGACCTGCGCGGCCGGGACCAGCTCGGCGGCGTGCCGGGTCAGGCTGTCCACGAACACCGTGACGCGCTCCACCGATTCCAGGTCGACGGGAGTCAGGATCGCGCACCGCACCGTGTGCGTTCCCACCGCGAAGGAACCGAACTCGTACGGTGTCCGCACCCCCATGTCCCGGCCATCAATGTAGATCTCGGCATGCGTGGGAACGGAAGTGATGCTCAGCATGCCATGCTCTGTGAGAGGCTCAACGATCGGGTCGCCGCAGCCGCCGACGAGCGCGCCGAGAAACAGCGCGGCGGAAAGAAGCCCACCGGCTGTCGCAGGACCTGCGGGACTGCGGAAGGGCAGGAAGACGCGGCCGCACGACATGGCTGCCTCCGGGGAACCCTGGTCGCGCTTGGCGGGCCCGGCGGGTGGGGCCCGCGGGGGCTACAGTTTCTTAAGCCTCTGCGCGGCCAGCCGCGCCTCCTCGGTGCCGGGATACTCCTGGCCCAGCCGGCGCAGCGTGGCGCGCGCCTCCGCCCGCTGGCCCAGCGCGGCCTGGCTCAGGCCCAGCTTGAGCATCGCGGCGGGGCACTTGATGTTGTGCGGATACTTCTCCAGCACCGCCTGGTAGGCCGGGGCTGCTTCGGTGAAGCGACCCTGCTGGTAGAACGTCTCCCCGATCCAGAACTGCGCATTGCCGGCCAGTTCGGTGGAGGCAAAACCGGTCACGTACTGCTGGAACCCGGCGCGGGCCAGGTCGTACTTGCCGTTGGTGTAGTCCGCATAGGCGGCGTCGTAGAGCGGCTTGGGGTCGCGCAGCTCGGGCCGCGCGGAGGAGTCGGCGGACGAAGTGTCCTGGAAGGCCGGCGCGCGGGAGGCGTCAATCTTCTGCAGCACCTCCGCGAAGCGCTGGTTGCTGTCCTCCAGCTTGCCGATCACGGTGTCCAGCCGGCGCGCCATCTCGGCGATGCGCACGTCGCTGTCGGCCTTGGTGGAACGCAGGAAGTCGTTCTGGGACGAGACCTCCTTGCGCAGCTTGGCGGTCTCGGCGAGCTGGATGCGCTGGAGCGAGTCCAGCGCCGCCGCGCGCAGCTCGAGGCGCTGCACCGCCTGGAAGGTCTTGCCACCGTAGCAGCCCGCCAGCAGCGGCAGGGCCAGCGCGACCGGCAGCAACGCGATGACGCGACGCGCGGCCCCGTGTCCGCGCGTCGCCCTCAGTTCAACGGTGCGCATGGCGCTCCCGCCGGCCTCACCGGACCACGAAGTGCGCGCGGCGGTTCTTCGCCCACGCGGACTCGTCGTGGCCCTGGTCCACGGGCTTTTCCTTGCCGAAGCTCACGGTGGTCAGGCGGTTGCCGCCGACGCCGTAGCTGACCAGGTACTCCTTCACGCTGTTCGCGCGCCGCTCGCCCAGCGCCAGGTTGTACTCCACCGAGCCGCGCTCGTCACAGTTGCCCTGCACTTCCACGCGCACGTCGTTCTTGGACATGTGCGCCCCGGTGCGCGAGAGCACGCCGCGCGCCTCTTCGGAGAGGGTGGCGTCGTCGTAGGCGAAGTACACGTCCTTGTAGGTGAAACCCGTCTCGTCCTGCGACGACTCGGGGCCGTCGGTCGGCTTGGTGGTCTCGGGCGGGTTCGTATCGGTGGCGGGCGGCTTCACGACGTCGGTCGTCGGGCCCTCGGACTCCACGGATTTCCGCGAACATCCGGTCACGGCCAGCTGGCTGAGGACGAGCGCCGCTGCCACGATCAACATCCACACGGGGCGTCTCATGGTACAAACCTCCCAATGGAATCAAAGAAGGAAGCCCGGGGGTCTTCGACGAATCCTACCACAAAACCACTCGGCTGACCGCCCGCCGGCTGACACTCATCCGGGGGCCGATCCGCACCTCGCTGCTGTCCGGGGGCACGGACCCGCACCTCGCACCCGTCCCACCACATGAACCCTATCGCGACCAGGCGGGGGTCTGCACGCCCTCCGCGGGCGGCAGCGCGAACGTCTCCCCGCTGTCGGTGTTCAGGATGTGGAGCCGCGGCCGCCCGTCCCGGTTGGACACGAACACCAGGTGCCGGCCGTTGCCCGCCCAGTGGGGGCTCTCGCTGCTGCCCTTGCCCTGGGTGAGGTTGTACACCTGCCCGCCGGACGCGTCCGCCATGCACACGTCGTAGCCGTTGCCCTGCCGGGCCATGAACGCCAGCAGCGTGCCCTTGGGCGACCAGCTGGGCGCCTCGTTGCGCGCCTGGTCTCGGGTGACGCGCCGCGGGTTGGACCCGTCGGATTCCATGACGTACACCTGCGCCGAGCCCGCCCGGTCGGAGCAGAAGGCGACCTGGCGACCGTTGGGTGAGTACGAAGGCTGCACGTCGATGCCCGGGCTGTGGGTGAGGCGGCGCAGGCCGGTGCCGTCGCGGCGTATGGCGTAGATCTCGTGGTTGCCGTCGCGGCTGGTGGCGAATGCCACCTCCTCCCCGTCCGGCGAGAACGAGGGCGACAGGGCGCTGCCCGAATACGAGGCCAGCACCTTCTCGCGCATGGTGCCCAGCTCCAGCAGCACGATGGCGAAGGTGCGCCCGCGCAGGGAGGTGAACGCCAGCGTGCGCCCGTCGGGCGAGAACGCGGGCGAGAAATCGAGGTTGCGGTCGCGGGTCACCTGGCGGGCGCCGTAGCCGTCGTAGTCGGCCACGAAGATCTCCTTGGCGCCGCCCACTTTCTGCGCCCACGCCAGCTGGCTCTGCGCGATCCCCTTCTCCCCCGAGAGCTGGAACACCACGTCGTCGGAGAGCTGGTGCGCGGCGCGGCGCAACTGCACGTCGCTGGCCCGGTAGCTCTTCTCCGAGATCAGGCTCCGGCCCGGCAGCCCGTAGAGGCGCGCCTGGACCTCGAAATCGCTGCCGTGCGCGCGGATCTCCACCGCCAGCTCGGCCTGCTCGGAGAGCCCCGAGAGGGCGGCGCTGTCGGTCACCGCGGGGCCCTCGGTGAGCGTGAACAGGCCGCTGATGGTGAGGTCGTTCTTCACCACCGCGCGCGCCTGCTGCGCCGCGGTCTGCGAGGAGGCCAGGTCGCCCGAAGGCACCCACTCGTCCAGCCGCAGCGCCAGCCGAGTGATGGACCCGCGCTTGATGCGGATGCGCACGTCGGGGGTCTGCGCCGAGGCCGGCGCGGGCGTGTCCTGCGCGACCACCACGGCCAGCAGCAGCGCGGCCGCGGCCAGCGTCCGCTCAGCGCGTGACTTCAAAGTCAAAATGGACTCCCAGTTGGTCGGACTTGAAATCCGCCGGCAGCCGCGGAAGGGGGGACGACGCCAGCACCGCGCGCAGCGCGGCCTGGTCGAAGAGGGGCACGCCGGAGGGGGTCTCCACGCGCGCGTCCTCCACCGTGCCGTCGCGACGGATGCGGAATGCGATGGTGGTGCGGGTGCGCCGCGACACCCCGGGCTCGAGCCAGTTCCGCCCGATCACGTTGCGCACCGAAACCAGATAGTAACTGAAGGGGAAGTCGGAAGCCACACCGGGCGCCCCCGAGAGCCCGATGCGCGCCTCCGGCGTGGCCGGCGTGGCCGGCCCCGGCGGGGCGTTGGGCACCGGCGGGCGCTGGGTCTGCGCCGGGGGCGCGGGGGCCGGCCGGGCCACCGGCCGGACCTTCTTCGGCGAGGCCACCACCTCGTCGCGCGGCACCGGGATCGGCGGTCCCGTCACCGGGGCGGGCGCGACCGGTTCGGTGGCGCCGCCCACGAGGTCCACCGTGTAGCTCCCCGGCAGGCTCACCTCGATCACCTGCGGCTGGTGCAGCCACAGCCACGCCAGCACCGTGACATGCAGCACGGCGGAGAGGATCAGGCTGGCGCGGAAATCCCACGCGGGACGCGTGCGGGTCATGATTCGACTATAGAAACCGTCCCGAAACGTGTCAAACTGGCGGACTCATGGGGAATCTCGTCGCCTACGCGCTGTGCGCGCTCATCTGGAGCTCCACGTGGCTGTTCATCAAGGTGGGGCTGGAGAGCGTGACCCCAATCACCTCGCTCGCCGTCCGGTTCCTGCTGGCCGCCCCGGTGCTGTGGATCATGGCCCGCCGTGGGGGCGAGCCCTCGCCCCGCGGCGCCCGCGAATTCGCCACGCTGGCCTTCCAGGGCTTCGGCATGTGCGCCCTGCCCTACTTCCTGGTGTACTGGGGCGAGGCGAAGCTGCCCAGCGGCCTCACCGCGGTGCTGTTCGCGGTGCACGTGGTGACCGTGCCGGTGCTCGCGCACTTCCTGCTGACGCACGAGAAGTTTCGCCTCGGGCAGGTGGCGGGCATCCTGCTGGGGTTCGCGGGGGTGGTGATCGTGTGCTTCTCGAGGCTGCACGGCGCGGCGGACTGGGCGGGCGCCGCGGCGGTGCTGGTCGCGGCGGTGACGCAGGCCTACATGGCGGTGTTCTCGCGCAAGCGGCTGGAGAAGAAACCGCCGCTCACCATGCTGGCGTGGGCCAACCTGTTCGGCGGGCTGATGCTGGTGCCCTTCGCGCTGCTGCTGGAGCCCCACCCCATCCGCCGCATGGACCCCATGGGCCTGGTGGCGATCCTGTACCTTTCGTGGTTCGGAACGGTGATCGCCTTTGCGCTGGTGTTCCGGCTGTTCCACAACTGGGGCGCCACGCGCACGTCCACCATCTCGCTGATCACGCCACCACTGGCGCTGCTGTGGGGCTGGATATTCCTGCACGAACAGCTCGGGCTGAGCTTCCTGATCGGCGGCGCGCTGGTCTCGGTCGGCGTGTGGCAGGCCAACCGCGAGGCTCACTCCGCCAGCAGCTCGATGCCCGCCGCTTCCAGGTCGCCCTCGAACTCCAGCGAGTAGTCCTTCGGCACGCGGAAGTACCACCACTGGCGCACCTGGTCCCAGTGGTGGTCGGTCGCGATGTCGTCGCCCCACAGGCAGGTGCCGCAGGGGACGGTGGCCTCCAGCATCCGGTTGTCCGCCAGTCCCAGGCGCGGGCGCACCCGGGTCCGCGTTCCGGCATCCAGGGCCTGCAGCGCCCCCTCCAGCAGCTCGCGGCCATCCATCTCGCCCAGGTAGGCGCTCAGGCTGAGGACATATCCCGAGTCGGCCACCTCGGA
Coding sequences within:
- a CDS encoding site-specific DNA-methyltransferase gives rise to the protein MEHDVTGTIHLADNLDVLRSLPAGSVDLIYIDPPFNTGKVQTRKQLKTVRSAEGDRTGFQGRRYQSVVMGTIRFSDLFDDYLAFLEPRLAEAHRVLAAHGSLYLHLDYREVHYCKVLLDAIFGRECFLNEIIWAYDYGGRPRHRWPPKHDNILLYARNPSQHVFNAEEIERIPYMAPGLVGPEKAARGKLPTDTWWHTIVPTNGPEKTGYPTQKPLGILRRVVQASSRPGGLVLDCFAGSGTTGAAALELGRRFLLVDNNPEALAVMARRFRGVPDIEWVGYDPGPTPDPKSPLPPQPVSP
- a CDS encoding MFS transporter; this translates as MKPGPRLPRTVVGLGLVSLFTDLSSEAIFPLLPAFLVSLGSSSAFIGLVEGAAELVSNTLKFVMGRVTDRRARLKPLVLLGYGVSTVVRPMVAFAAAPWHVLLVRVGDRVGKGVRTTPRDALIASVVDPSIRARAYGFHRAMDHAGAVAGTLFAAGLLWLLGASAGVGPENAARMRTVFLWAAVPGFAAMLALALTPEPAARAMAGTGGRPIAAPAKADADAAHSGAGSASASAAGGPGALPPALKRALVALTIFAIANATDAFLIVKAAKLGASPALAPMLWLTLHLVKAATATQGGRLADRYGKRNALVLGWCVYGVLWGAIGFVQSLPLLFVLTAVYGISHGLVEGAERGLIADLAAGHGRGAAFGAYNMLIGLAALLASTAFGAVWDRWGSVAAFVGSASFALVAAGVLFALVPGAPGSTRGGGTEGSS
- a CDS encoding DUF3788 family protein, with translation MALSVFDDKSRQPGPADLDRALGRSAPLWHGLVAHTRGAYEPVLEVWNLASPKFGWSLRLKRKDRVILYLTPQEGRFLVGLVLGEKAAKAAKDAGLPAAVLALLDAAPRYAEGRGIRIQVGTRKDVLAVQQLAAMKMAER
- a CDS encoding PEGA domain-containing protein — translated: MSPTRKFPRGTAAAHSVPAERPYAPAARAAFAALPLAAALLSGCVEEATGPPGIGTLNLVSVPSGAAVTMDDSPVQWATPHLFDSLRVGPHRVTLSLPGYADTSITFTIARYDIRSLTVALPFDYRRPTSPAIATRNIAALFMRRNPELYPQLLAPGFKFRFQDSDKVPGQSDSLDYDDEVQFGWNLLLRGKPANGLPQAVRVTAELDVHREESDPRPGHAGWVRCATHTYLSISFRDSSRVEALTAAWLTYMPDWTGTWKLAEWSEFPDANSPGVRRATWAVTGGMASRWARAAGFGPQPASPPSWGRLRRLYR
- a CDS encoding PEGA domain-containing protein — protein: MSCGRVFLPFRSPAGPATAGGLLSAALFLGALVGGCGDPIVEPLTEHGMLSITSVPTHAEIYIDGRDMGVRTPYEFGSFAVGTHTVRCAILTPVDLESVERVTVFVDSLTRHAAELVPAAQVIQPTTPEYAIAKIQKAWGQMNAEQYRQYLSPQFVFRFQEADVIGGSPDSMVLGQELTFASNLFEMGVPGKGLPRASRIGLAFMTLDSGPDPRPRHESWRMYRMSSELSVTFGDGSQMGVRSPVVLYFKPRGDGTWVLAEWVDQPAGAAERIPLEAASSQVLRPLPAARTTWGHLRILYR
- the ybgF gene encoding tol-pal system protein YbgF, whose protein sequence is MRTVELRATRGHGAARRVIALLPVALALPLLAGCYGGKTFQAVQRLELRAAALDSLQRIQLAETAKLRKEVSSQNDFLRSTKADSDVRIAEMARRLDTVIGKLEDSNQRFAEVLQKIDASRAPAFQDTSSADSSARPELRDPKPLYDAAYADYTNGKYDLARAGFQQYVTGFASTELAGNAQFWIGETFYQQGRFTEAAPAYQAVLEKYPHNIKCPAAMLKLGLSQAALGQRAEARATLRRLGQEYPGTEEARLAAQRLKKL
- the pal gene encoding peptidoglycan-associated lipoprotein Pal produces the protein MRRPVWMLIVAAALVLSQLAVTGCSRKSVESEGPTTDVVKPPATDTNPPETTKPTDGPESSQDETGFTYKDVYFAYDDATLSEEARGVLSRTGAHMSKNDVRVEVQGNCDERGSVEYNLALGERRANSVKEYLVSYGVGGNRLTTVSFGKEKPVDQGHDESAWAKNRRAHFVVR
- a CDS encoding PD40 domain-containing protein, yielding MKSRAERTLAAAALLLAVVVAQDTPAPASAQTPDVRIRIKRGSITRLALRLDEWVPSGDLASSQTAAQQARAVVKNDLTISGLFTLTEGPAVTDSAALSGLSEQAELAVEIRAHGSDFEVQARLYGLPGRSLISEKSYRASDVQLRRAAHQLSDDVVFQLSGEKGIAQSQLAWAQKVGGAKEIFVADYDGYGARQVTRDRNLDFSPAFSPDGRTLAFTSLRGRTFAIVLLELGTMREKVLASYSGSALSPSFSPDGEEVAFATSRDGNHEIYAIRRDGTGLRRLTHSPGIDVQPSYSPNGRQVAFCSDRAGSAQVYVMESDGSNPRRVTRDQARNEAPSWSPKGTLLAFMARQGNGYDVCMADASGGQVYNLTQGKGSSESPHWAGNGRHLVFVSNRDGRPRLHILNTDSGETFALPPAEGVQTPAWSR
- a CDS encoding TonB C-terminal domain-containing protein, coding for MTRTRPAWDFRASLILSAVLHVTVLAWLWLHQPQVIEVSLPGSYTVDLVGGATEPVAPAPVTGPPIPVPRDEVVASPKKVRPVARPAPAPPAQTQRPPVPNAPPGPATPATPEARIGLSGAPGVASDFPFSYYLVSVRNVIGRNWLEPGVSRRTRTTIAFRIRRDGTVEDARVETPSGVPLFDQAALRAVLASSPLPRLPADFKSDQLGVHFDFEVTR
- a CDS encoding DMT family transporter, with amino-acid sequence MGNLVAYALCALIWSSTWLFIKVGLESVTPITSLAVRFLLAAPVLWIMARRGGEPSPRGAREFATLAFQGFGMCALPYFLVYWGEAKLPSGLTAVLFAVHVVTVPVLAHFLLTHEKFRLGQVAGILLGFAGVVIVCFSRLHGAADWAGAAAVLVAAVTQAYMAVFSRKRLEKKPPLTMLAWANLFGGLMLVPFALLLEPHPIRRMDPMGLVAILYLSWFGTVIAFALVFRLFHNWGATRTSTISLITPPLALLWGWIFLHEQLGLSFLIGGALVSVGVWQANREAHSASSSMPAASRSPSNSSE